The region CAAAAATTTCTACTTAAAAGATGTTTTCAAATTCTTCCAGGAAAACTATCAAAATCTTGATGCCGCATTAAAAATTATTGAAGATTTATCATTCCGCCTTTCTCCAGAATATATCCGCTATACACTACCCGTATTCGCTACCCCCCAAGAAAGACAAAAAACAACCAGTGTTGCCCAACTCAAATCCTCTGGGGACTATTTAAAACCAGTATCTTCAAAACATACAAAGTTGGACCCATCAATGGAAAAAATCAAGAAGCAGGCACAACAAAAACAGCAACAATCTACACCACAGCAAGTTCGACCATCTGCCCCTATTTCTCAACCCACAGAAGAAGTCTTTTCCTTCATCAAAGACCCCTTCGGACAACCTTTTATTCCCGGTTCCAGCCTCAAAGGATGTTTAAGAACGGCTATCACCTATTATCTGTTGAAATCACTAAATATAAATATTCCTAATAAAATTTTAGATACAATATTTAGAAATCAAGAACAACAAAATCAAAGACAAAAAAATAAAAACTCACAAAGAACACTTCTTAACTACATAATCCCTCTAAATGATGTTAAATATGACCTATTTAAAGCATTAGTAATACGCGATTCTTCTCCTTTCCCTTTAATAGATACTGAAAGTAAAATTAAAACAATTAATAATTTTGCTATTTGTCAAATTCAAATAGCCAAAAAGAAGAATAATTCTATTGATTCTCAAGGAGGAATAATATTAGGGGAATGTTTACTTCCCAACACAACAATTGAAATACCGTTTTATATTGATACTTTTATTTTAGAAAGAATCATTGGTACCGCAGAGGCAGAGGCAAAAAAGAAAGAAAAACCAGCAATACTTGATAAATTCAGAGATAACAAAAAAATTTTTGAAAAACTTAGAGAAATTCTATCGAGTCAAGATAATATAAAAAATGCATTACTCAGTTTCTCATCGGCACTAATCGAATCACAAAAAGACTTCTTTAATATAACAGATTACGACAGCAACTTAAAACAATTAAAATTTGAACAAGCGAAGAACAATGAAATACTACTACAATTAGGTTTTGGTACAGGCTATTTAAGCAAAA is a window of Candidatus Hydrogenedens sp. DNA encoding:
- the csm5 gene encoding type III-A CRISPR-associated RAMP protein Csm5, translated to MINDKKIHGVFKITPITPIHISDGEKYQIFEYYIENKNFYLKDVFKFFQENYQNLDAALKIIEDLSFRLSPEYIRYTLPVFATPQERQKTTSVAQLKSSGDYLKPVSSKHTKLDPSMEKIKKQAQQKQQQSTPQQVRPSAPISQPTEEVFSFIKDPFGQPFIPGSSLKGCLRTAITYYLLKSLNINIPNKILDTIFRNQEQQNQRQKNKNSQRTLLNYIIPLNDVKYDLFKALVIRDSSPFPLIDTESKIKTINNFAICQIQIAKKKNNSIDSQGGIILGECLLPNTTIEIPFYIDTFILERIIGTAEAEAKKKEKPAILDKFRDNKKIFEKLREILSSQDNIKNALLSFSSALIESQKDFFNITDYDSNLKQLKFEQAKNNEILLQLGFGTGYLSKTIALVYPPEKRIEIQKELHLGIGRNYTIDNPFPRSRKLITTKEHIQPSVPLGWFKLEIEKRQP